Below is a genomic region from Salvelinus fontinalis isolate EN_2023a chromosome 38, ASM2944872v1, whole genome shotgun sequence.
agtttagcctatTAGATAATAATGAATAATATTATATGGATAGGATTGGGGGCTGATCCTAGATCCCCCCCTGAGACGCTGAGGTATGTTCAGACCAACCTCCCTCCCTGTGTCCTTGACATGGTGACAGTGCCTATGTGAACGATACTGCATTAGAATGATGTTTGAATACATAGTTTCCTTAGAGATCTTTGAGTTATGGGGGGAGTTTAGCTGTCATCGTTCTTACTGTATGTCTGAGAAAAGCAAAGTATATTTACCCTCTTGGAAATTAACTCTGTGGCAGCTTTTTCTATTCCTAAAGTGGATACAGAAATAAAGTAGGCTGTATATTCTCCCTCAGTTACTTATCTTTGGCATAATGGATTCAAAGGGATCCACAGGGATGACTCCGATCTCACTTCCTCAATACAGCAAACGATGCTGCTAGAAATTAAGATTTTGCTGTTGATGTGGATTATGTGTTACATTTGGGCACTGTCCAGCATTTTCAATGACAGACTTTTTCTTTACATTTTCTGTGTATTTATTTTTCCGGAGAGTGCTTGTAGTGTCTATATTAACGCACTAGAGGGCAACCACTACCAATAAATCGAATGCACTGAAAAGCAGGGTAGCCGAGTACAGCATGTGTTTTTACACAGAGCTCAATACTTCACTACCAACACTGCTGTGCTGAGGCTGACAATACAAATGTGTCATGATCATTGCTGGGCTTGTGTTCCCAGGTCAATAATGCAGAGATTGACATGAGCCCTGTCCAGGAGGATGAGGGGCCCAATGCAGTGTCTCAGCTGGCCAAGAGAGTaagcgcaccccccccccccccccacacacacacacagcatggaaCTTAATGTGGACTTTACACGTTCATCTTACATTAATCATATTCCGAAGGATTGGCATTGGACAGTGCtccagtgcacacacacacctttgacacacaccttgtgtgtgtgtgtgtgtgtgtgtgtgtgtgtgtgtgtgtgtgtgtgtgtgtgtgtgtgtgtgtgtgtgtgtgtgtgtgtgtgtgtgtgtgtgtgtgtgtgtgtgtgttcagatgcaGGGTGCCGGGGCTAAAGGCTGGAACAGGATGTCAGCACTCTTCAATAAAGAGGATGAGCACCAGCTATTGGAGGAGACTGAGAGCCCGCCTGTCCCAGACCAGTCAGTGGGACTCTACTCTTCTACACAGCTCTCTattcccccctcctcttcctcctcctcctactgaaCATGGGAATATTAGCCATGTCTGATGAACTAATGCTTAATTCAATAAGTACATAAATAATGTCATTTATATTAATTGAGTTAAACATATAATGATACACAAAATGATGGTCCTCCTCCCTTCCTTGTATCACCAGTCCACTAGCAGTGATGCCTGAGGAGCCGCAGAGACCGGCCAGAGCCTCAGGATTCTGGGGTAGCTTCGCCACTAACTGGAAACAAATGGCCACCTCGAAACAGGCTGAAGCCGCAGCAAACGAGACGGGCACGGTGGAGGAGGGTCAGGAGGCGGTGGgagagggaggtggtgagggaggagggggggagagttaCCAGGGGGAGAACGTGGAGGGAGAGCAGAGTCAAGATGGAGGAGGTGGGAGCAACACTAGCTTCTCCAAATACGCCATGCTGGGAGGAGGGAGCGAGAACACGCCCTTCAAGTGGAACTTTGTCACAGACAAGCTGGCTGAGTTGAAGACCAAGAGCATGTCTGGCCAGCAAGACTAACAAGCCAGCTGTAAGGAGGTGGGATGGGGTCTGGGGCAGGGGTTGAGCGGGGTCAGGGGGATGAGGGGGTACATGGGGCAGAATGCCCTCCTAGTCTATCCTGGTCCCAGATTGGTGCACGAcagtgaccataggagttggcaaagCAGCgtgaacagatctgggaccaggctactcgTAACCCGTTATCATCTTCATTCTACTTGCTCTGGTGTAGATTGTACCCAtcacaccaacaccagtagcaaGGATGCCAATCTGTTGCTGCTGTAGCTGACTTGTCTCTTGGCAAAATAATGATAAAGCCAGTTAGTTttagcagaaacagactggcattcAGGCTAACCTGAGCCACATCAAATCATTCCCAATCCCAAAAAGGACTTTCCAGATCTAAGGGAGTCTATAGGGAATTGGGACTAGGGGTCGATTTGAACTTTAGCACCTTTCCATACCTTCTCAATAGTGTTGAACTGTACAGCATATGAACCAGCGCTGGCACCCACAGATGGCATTTAGTTCATATCAGAGGACTCATACCTGAAAATGACATCAACTAACAGGCTGGATTAGATCAATTAACCAACAAAAACAGATTAGGAGATTACAGATTACAGAGGGGTAGTGGGATTAAGTGTTGGGTTATGGCACCAATTTGGAAAGGGATTTCATAGCCGATAAGATTATGCTTTCACTGtaaaaccattttgcaatgtACACAGGAAATATTGAATGTTTACTTGTGAAGTTAAGAATGGGGGAAATAGGATGTGCAAAATTTGAATGATTGGGACTACATGGCCTTTCAGGACATAATATTTGTCTAACTGTTTTTGGCTGACTGGTTCGTGGAGGTCATGGTTTGAGTGTCTTGGGTTTAACGTATTTGGGCATGAGACTGGTAACTTATTCTATTGCCCCTACAAAACACAATTGCAGCGTGACCCTACTGCAGTCATTTTGTAACACTTGTCTGTAAGAAAGTCATGTGTCCAAATTGCTATTTTCTGGCTGTCTTTTCTGTTTTCAATACGCGTTTTCAAATGTTTTGTTCTGATGTGTTGCTACCTCTTGTGCTCGAATAAACACTATTGCACTAATAATTCACCATAAAGAATGACAGGTCACTGAGGCAGAGCACATGCAAGGGCGTAGGTCTGACTTCAACATTGGGGTGGGACAATATCGCCTCTTGTTTCATATTGACCTTGTAAGATACACGCTTGCACGTGAGCCCAAAGCACATATGAGCCAATACACACGGGAGAACATGACAGAGGACGTAGACAAATGACAGCCAGACCTTTCTCCCAATCGCGACAGGAGGAGGGCGTTTGCAGCTGGGAGGGTCATTGACTTACGTGTGAACTCCAATACGTGCTAAGAACACATGAGGTCTATGGGACTAGCGTGGGAAGATCTAAGACACCCCTTGAGCCTTGTTGtcatgtgtgcatgtctgtgtgagcCTGGTCATgctgtgcgtctgtctgtctgtcatcatgGCCTGGTTACTATGGCACGGGTCCAACCGTTGTCTCATACCGCTCACCCTCAGGGTCAGTGAAGTCACAACCTATCTTGTTGTTGGACAGAAGATAAGtggggatatgagaggagagcaTGGGGTTAGTTTGAAGAGTTTACAAGGTTGCCCTTTATAGGGAAGTCTTCTGCAGTCAACAGCAGGGGGCGATCTTTGCCAAGTCATGGGTCAACTTCACAGTGAGTATGGTACTACTGGAAAGTACCCAGGATGGTTCTCACTTACAGTCAGTCATCTGTTATAGAACAGCATATCTCTCAGTTACTCTTCATTTAACATTAGAtaagttcagacagacagacagacagacagacagacagacagacagacctctcccttcctctctctgtctttttctttcCCCTCTTTTATTTCCTCTCTCGGCATTCTGTTTCCTCCATGTCCTCTCTGTCAGCTCTCAATCCAATTTCCTGTCTAACCAACACACTTCCTGTCTCAAAACATTAGTTAGTTATGCTGAAAGCACTTCAATCGACTGGGTAAGTAGAAGTAACGGTACCTTCCAACTGGAGAATTGATTTTGAACCATCAGTGAGTTGGCTGAGTTGTGTCCCAAATGCCCCCCTATTCCCTGTATTGTGCATtctttttgaccagagacctgtcccactgggcacacactggttgaatcaacgttgtttcaacatcATGATggtgaaccaacatggaatagtcgttgaactgacgtctgtgcccagtgtgatgggccctggtcaaaagtagtacactatatagggactgCCACATCCTAAATCAACCCCTAGTTATTTCCCCTATGGACTTCACTCTATTTCTCGACAGTGAAAAGAGAATCCATTTATATTGATCGTCACTGGGCTATTCGACACTCCCTCTGTAGTGTGCGGCAGTGGGACAGCTGACAGAGAAAGGGTGATGCCACAGCTGTCAGCCTATGTTTGAATCGCAACAAGGCATTCCCCTTCCCACCCTTCAAGCCCCCTTCCTTCCCATCAtgcctccttccctcccatcatGCCCCCTTCCTTCCCATCatgcctccttccctccccttcaTGATCTCCGGTGTGCTGAAGTTTACTGGATGTCTAGGCTTCAAACATGTGTCGGTGAGCATTGGGTCACAAAGGTATGTTTAGTCCCTCAATTGGATAAACAAATGTGTTTGGTTGAGCTAATGTGTAATGTGCATCAAAGACAAGTCCACAGTGATTTTATACAATACACAATGTACACAAGAATAGTGGTCCCTGAATTTTAGTACATGTTCAAGTGGAGGGTTACTCATTTGAGAaattgtaaagagagagagagagagagagagagagagagagagagagagagagcaacagtgaCTGAGATAGACtgcgagaaagagacagagatacagaggaagtgacagaaagaaagagataaaAAAGAGAGCAACCTGAATCAGAAGGGTGTTGAAGGTTGTAACAGAGTGAGCCACAACAAGCCCAACCCCTAGATTAGGATGTTTAGGTTGAAGTACTCAATCTTATCTTGACATTGCTTGACTCCCAGATGCCCAGGCATACAGGTTGTCTTGTCTGGCGCCCTGCCCTGTTGAGAGATGTACATCCCCGTTTAAATATGTAACCCGAACCACACGGTCATTTCATAGGGGTGTATGGAGACACTTGAaaa
It encodes:
- the LOC129837961 gene encoding uncharacterized protein C1orf232-like, with the protein product MNPIWKVYKSKVLKTLNPDLEEYTEEEVNNAEIDMSPVQEDEGPNAVSQLAKRMQGAGAKGWNRMSALFNKEDEHQLLEETESPPVPDHPLAVMPEEPQRPARASGFWGSFATNWKQMATSKQAEAAANETGTVEEGQEAVGEGGGEGGGGESYQGENVEGEQSQDGGGGSNTSFSKYAMLGGGSENTPFKWNFVTDKLAELKTKSMSGQQD